ttgatacaaaGGTAGTACCATCAAAAGATTCAAGATCAACCTATAGATATTTACCATCAAAATTGACCACATTATAGTTGTCTACCGTTCCGTTTGCACCATGGAGTCTGTATATGTTTTGTTTGACCCAAGGGTTGAGAGATGATGTATGCAACAATAAATATTTAATGCTCTGAAAATGGTCGTCACAGCCGGGTTGAACCGGCGTGGAAGTGGAATAACACTGCCGGCTCTGGACAAAAACCAGCGGTGATGACTTCAGTACCGGCCCCGGCTCGTAAACTAAATCGGCGGTGATGATGGTCCCCATCACCACCGGTCCTGGACACAAATCAATGGTGATGATGGAGTACGTCATCACCGCCAGTACGTGGTTCGGCGGTGATGGGAATTTATCACCGTTGATCTTTATCCGACGAGCACCCAGGCCAGTGGTGAAGGGGGTTAGGGACCGGCGATGATATAGGATCATGTAGTGTATGGAAAGCCTGCAAGAGATTTAACTCCCAttgagcaactccaaaaggtcCCTTTAATTACGCTAAAACCTTTTTTGCGgagaaaaataccaaaacaGAGCTCCCCTATTCTACCCGTAAAAAAACAGCTCTGTCCTCCTGCAAATAAATTTCCACGTCTCCATACCTCCCCCAATCAGCCCCAGGTACTCCTTTCCCACACGCAGATCCATTGCCACTGATTTTTCCTAGTTTTATGGATAAGCTTCCTCGGCTCGTAACGAATCCGTCTTGCCTATTTTCAACTGCAGCAGCTTTGCCGGGCGGCAAACTCCAGGAAGAGTGGGCGACGGGATGAAGGACCGGCGGCAGCGCTTGGAGGGCGACGGGaggaaatcgtgatgagggggGAGTTCACGTGAGGTACAGGAGAGGCCGGCCCAATTGATTGGACCATTCATGATGATGTGATCTATTTTAAAAAATTAGGGAGGTCAGTATTAGGAAATACATAATTTTGAAGGAGAATTTTTAAGAAACTTTTGGAGTGGCTCTAAAAGGAACTGTTATCAGCGCACATGTGCGTACAAACTGCATGCAGACAACAGCAGACGTCAAGTCGCACAAGTGCGTTCTCGCGCTCCAACAAGTCAACAACATCAAGAAGATGACGACGTCAAGCAGAGCAACACGTACATCCAGATTCTATGGGACACACTCGGACGAACCACAGACGCAATTTGCGTCACGCAACACATACAAACATGGTAACAAGGATAGCATCTGAATCGGGGCCCATCACACATGCAGACACTGATCAGTGCAGATGTCTGAATTATTGGCAGTAATAAAACCAGAACAGGAGTGCACGCATCCTATTCTGAAGGGAAGCTTCTTCCCCCACCCTTCGTTGTCAACCTCCAGCCCCACAGGAGCCAAGGTGTTCTAGATGGGGAGAGGGAGACCTGGAAGAAAGGCGTAGCCTTCCCTTTGCCGATAGACTTGCCTGCTTTCTTCTCCCCCTGCATCGCTGCAGTGCAGCTGTGCAGGCAGCGCCGCTCTCAGCGCCGCCAATGGACGGGCGAGTAGTACTCCTCAGCTCGCTGCCGCCTCATCTCGCGCCGCTGCTTCAGCTGCTGCAAAGAGCAAAACAAAACAGATGGTGTAAAGATGAGCATTATGGTTACTTGGTTAGCCTCTGCTTTTATAGGCATTCGATCTTGTGCTGACTTCTCACTTACTGAAGTCGATCTCCATGATAACAACGCAAATAATGGTCTGTGTGGATCACATAATTAACTGGAAATGGTGGATTCTCGCGTATCAGCGCCCACTTATCTCTAATTTGACGAAAGGGATTTCCATGCCTTTATCGAAGGAAGACTCTGGATTCCATCTCATGCTTAAGGTTCCCCTAAGATGGAATTAACTATAGAGTGCCCAGTGAGCACTGACTAGTCCCCACGAATAGAATGTCAACGAACCTGCTGCATGCTTTTGTTCTGGGGCTCTGAATCGGTAGACTGTTGGACAGCCTCATTTTGTGGCCGCTCTGCTTTACCAAAGAATTGGTTTAGAATTCAGGAACATCATTATTACAGGATAACATACCCAATAGCACCGTCGTAATTCTAACGTATGTATGTGTGGACTTCTTTCACCTGGCAAAGTAATACCTTTTCACTTTTTCCCAACTAGAACAGTAAACAGAAGATGATTCCAAGTAGTTGCCGGACCTTGCCCCAGGGAAGAAGGTACGGTGAAGTTTGCTGACGGGTTAAAGGGTCTTCCTCTGATAAAGTGATAATCATGGGCTCACGCTCATCAATCTCAAAATTAGAAGGAATGCTAACATAACCGGCTTGCGGTGCACTGACCTGACCGAAATTGGGTAAAGGAGAAATCTTGCAGCAATAATCCTCCACTGATGCGTTGACGTCGGCCATCAAACCTTCCATTGGAAAGCACCCATATGCGTGCTTTGCTGAGAGGCTGAGAACGCCCTACGGGCAGCTGATGATTCGGATTCGCCAATCATCTCTGCAGGTTGCTGATGGAGTGATGGTTGTAAAAAGCAAGGGTGCTAGATAGACTACTGGATGGCTGTTCCTACAGGCACTATGAATGTGCATGTGATCGATCTTATTTCCATGTAGTAGGAATGTAGGATTATATTGGTTTGCGCACTTACCCACCCTTTTATTTGCATCAAATATAATGCAACGCATCAGTTTGCACTAGCTTTTTATTACTCGGAAAAAAGGTCACTCTGCAGTATTTTCTTATGGTCGATGCTGCATATAGGCTGATTTCTGTGACCAAGTGACCATGCCTTAGGGCTTAAAAAAAGTAAGCCAGACTGTCAGGTTTAAACTTGTGGTTTCCTTCGTAGTTGTCGTTCCAAACACCACTACATCTATGTCTTTACGTTTTTCCAATTCTCTATTTCAACACCACATTCctattcttttttatatttttctatttctttattttgcTTTTGTCCGTTCcaaacaagtttttttttagaaatccGGGTTGCATCTGAAGGATTACACATACATCTTTACAAACACACCCctaaaaaaattgtaaagtACATCCTGATCCTTGCAAAATCTCCGAGTCGTCTTCATTGCTGGAAACCAGAGCCACCGCTCGACAAGCTTGCACTGGTAGAAGCACACCAAGTTTGCAGCTTGAAGCCAATTCCGACCTCAATGAAGAAGCTTCCAAGGAAGCAACATTGAATTTTAACACTACAACAATTTGCACACCAAACTCAACAATGTGCACATGGATCACTGAACGTCCGAGCAAACCTTGATGGCCACCGGCCATATCCTCGCCACaccgttggcaacaccaaaacACCTGGCGACAAAGCAACCTAACGGGGAACAAACTGACCCAATTTCTCAAGTAGGGAATTAACATACATGACAGATCTATCTCTGGAGAACGAGCCATCGCCCGAAATACCCTGGAGGGACAAAGGAACTGGTCGGCCACAAACAGCCACTAGGAAACTCATCCTACAAGATTGACTACAATACCTAGTAGATGTACACGGATCCGCTGCCGACCGTCTAGTCCCCACGCTCTCCGATGCTGGCAAGGACGTCGGAGGCGAAGCGTCAGCCAAATCAGCGGAGGAGAAGGAGTCGCCTTTTGTTTCGCCGCTCTCGCCTGTAGCGAAGGGGAAAGAAGACTTGTTCGAAATAGGTCTAAGAACAAAGGTTAGCGCCCGTGGCCCGCTATGGCTCAAAGCCGCGGTGACGATGGGCCAGTATGGTACCGGTTGGAGAACCTATATAACTTCCGGAAGCCCCGAAGCTAAATGGCTTcctgtttgagattcgtgcggtCCATATGGGCTGCACGATCTCTTTCTCCTCAGCTCGCTCGATCCGACGCCAccactgccgccaccgccgctctgTCTCGTGCGCGCCGATGAGAAGCTCGGCTGGAGGGAATGAGAGCTAGGGGAGGGGTGGGATGTGGGAGGAGCGGTCGAGGTTGACGAAGCTTAGGGTTAGGCTTTCAGGGTTCCGGGGGGCTACAATGGCCAGCGGCCGTAGAGAAGGAGGAAGTCGGGGCAGCGGCAGTGGGCCGGCGCTGGTATTTGTTCAACTTGCGGtagaggcgaggcggcgctcagGTAGGATCGGTTCTCTAGGGGCCGGCGACGGAACCGGCGAGGAGCGTCAGGTTAGGAAAGGTGGGGTGAAAAGATGGCAGTAGATGGTGGGTGGAAGGCATAGTGACACCCCAGCCGCCAACCTAGGCGACGGGgtaggcggcggggtgggggacCGCGGAGGAGAAGAAGGTAAAAGTGGACATGGGCCGTTAGTAGGCTGGAAGCTCGGATGCTTATTGGGCCATATAGGAGCCCCACCGGTGAGGGAGTAACCTGAGTCACGTGCTGTGTCGGCGGTGCACCGTGCTCCGTGCACATATGCTTTACCAGTTCAACGCCATGTCATTGCCGAGAACGTGATGGCGCCATCTAACCCAGGCCCACCGCTCAGCCTCCCTCCGCCCTACCActccctcccccacctcctccacccgcgccaccgccacccgctccgccgcgtcctcgcggcgcacgcgctcgccgccgtcgcgggccACCTCTCCCTCCCGGACCCGGGGCCCCacaccctcctcctcgccgcctactcccgcctcccgcgccccttccccgccgctcccctcctcctcctcttccgctCCTCCCTCCGCGCCTCCGTCGCACCCACCCGCCACACGCTCCCGCTCGCCGTctccgcggcctcctccgcgggccgccgccacctcccgctgGCGCTCTCCCTCCACGCCGTCGCGGTGGCGCGCAACCTCCTCCCGTCCCCGCACGTCGCCAACGCGCTCGTCTCCCTGTACGCCAGGCACGCGCTCCCGGACGCCGCGCGCagggtgttcgacgaaatgccatCCGCCCCGGACGTCGTCTCCCACAACGCGCTGATGCACGCGTACGTCAGCGCCGGGCGGGTGGGCGCCGCGCGGGAGGTGCTCGAGGGGATGCCCGTGCGGGACGCCGTGTCCTGGGGCACGGTCGTCGCCGGGTGCGCCAAGGCTGGTCggctggaggaggcggtggggcTGTTTGACAGGATGAGGGAGGAGCACTTCAGGCCCGACGATGTCACTCTGGCCGCGGTGCTGTCGTGCTACGCACAGCTCGGGGCGCTGGACAAGGGGCGGGAGGTGCATGAGTATGTAAAGCGGACCAGGCCCTGCCCTAACGTATTCTTGTGCACGGGGCTCGTTGATCTCTACTCCAAGTGCGGTTGCGTCGAGGCTGCGAGGGAGGTGTTCGAGGCATGCCCAGAGAGGAACGTGTTCACGTGGAATGCTCTCGTCGTTGGACTTGCGATGCACGGCCATGGCATGGTAGCGTTGGAGTACTTCCACCGGATGCTCTCTGATGGAATTCAACCAGACGGAGTCACTTTCTTGGGGGTGCTGATCGCTTGCAGCCACACTGGCTTTGTGGACATGGCAAGGCACATCTTTTGCAACATGGAGGACAAGCACAATGTACCCCGGGAACTGAAACATTACGGGTGCATGGCTGACCTGCTTGGTCGGGCTGGACTAATTGAGGAAGCTATGGACATGGTCAGCAAGATGCCCATGGAAGGGGACAGTTATGTGTGGGGAGGTATTCTTGCTGGATGTAGAATGCATCGCAACGTGGAGGCAGCGGAGGTTGCTGCCCAGCATTTGTTGCAACTGAACCCTGATGATAGTGGGGTGTACTCTGCCATGGCTGGGATCTATGCAGATGCAAGTAGGTGGGAGGATGTGGCGAGGATCAGGAAGTTGATGGATGAAAGGATTAGCAGGAGGAATGTAGGCTGCAGTTCAATTACAACAGAGCTCAAAGATGGTACTACTATGCTGAGCTGATTGCAGGGGAATAtatatcagaattcagaaacacTGAAAGTAGACAATAGTTTGGAAAGAGGACTAGCACGAATTGCAGTCATAAGATTCATGAAGATTCAAGGTACATACTTTTTATTGTGAGAATTTGAATATATATTTCAGAATTTGTTAGCTCTATAGCTAGAGCTTCTGATACCAAATCTCACTGTTCTGCAGGTGCAGGCGTAACCACTGTATTCACGAGTCATTTTATTTGTGCTGCCAAATGGGAATCTAATGATGGAGTCATCTTGCAGTTTCACACAGAACATGTGGTTGCTTTCGTTCATGAAATTGAAGATACATGAACTTTGTGGCAACTGCAATTTATTGTCAAATCAAGCTCATTCCGATGCCAACAAAGGAAGTTCATGAATGATTTGAAGAGGGATGTGGAAAAATTCCTGGCGCAGTGCAACTAAATTTCTCTCACGGCTAGCAGATCCTTCGTGATAGATTTTGCAGGAATTCAATCTGAAAGGTGAGCGTCGCTCAGACCCTGTGCATTTTAAATATTCGCCCAGAAAATTATCCACTGGACACAAGAAACGACCAGGATTACTTGTCCTGCTGCTGATTTCAGCCCATGATTGATGCATGCCAGTTGATGTGGTGGCGGTGGGTTCATTTCGACGTACCAGGCTAATTTTCTCTCTGGCAATCTCGTTTAAGACTGGTATGTAAATTGAAGAAAAGTAGCTCGCTGTTTGTCTATGATATGTAATTGCTAGCATGATGTGAATAATTGACTGATTACGAGAAGGAATTAAAAGTTGCATTCCTTCATAGTAAAAAATGTCTAGTTTATATCCTTACTGGTTCACTGCTGTTGTTCAGTCTTCGATGACAAGCATCTTTCTTAATGTCACTTTCCACTCCAGTTCTTGAATCCACGAGAGGTGATGACGAAACTGATGCACCATGCACATACGACTGTCCTTCAATCAAATCTTCTGAACCATTTGAATACCGAAAACAAGACCAAAAGGGAACATGGAAAATCATTGTAATTGTGCAGGACTGCCAACGCGGATCCTATATAGAATTGATGTGCATGACTGCCAACGCGGATCCTATATAGAAATGAAACAGAGGAATTATATTGTTTCAAGAAAATCATCTATGTAAGGTGTTTGGTGATCCACAAAAGTTCAGTGTGTTGTAAAGAGAGCTCCTATGACCTCATTCCTTTATTGCAAAGGGACGTAACAAAACTTTTCATAAGGTTCTATTCCTTGGCTTAAGCTTCGAAATAAACCAACAAAGATTTCGAGAGACCAAGCAAGCAAGAACCGGAAGTCCGGACGCGATCAGGCAGCTAGCTGCCTGATGTTAGGCGCGGCGCCTAATGCTCGGCGTGGTGGTGGAAGCGAACCAGCTAGGGACATCAGACGCGGGCCCATCACCGCCGACGAGGAAGAAACCGTCCTCCGTCGGCGGTGAGTGGCCGCGGCTGATGTCCCGCTTTCAGGTACTCCATCCTTGCAGCTTGCTCTAGTGTTAGTTCCTTCCTTATACACGTAGGAGGCTTGCTCCAGTGTTGACACGCAGGCAGGACAGGAGAATCATATCCTTGCAGCCACGTCCTGACTCCTGAGCTCCTGATCACACGAAGGGCATTTCGAGAGTGTGTCGACAGGCGAGGGCGAGCATCTGCACGTCCACATCGACACGGCGAATCCGATCCGCGCGTCGCTCTTGCCTTGTGTATTGATGGATCATGGATCCGTGGGTGACGGACTTTGGACTGATATGTGTAGGGCATGTCGGAGCTGACACGAGATTCGTTTACCAGTAGCTACTACATCAATTACCATCACGTCttagtatttaaaatttatGGAAATGCGAAAACACTTAAGTTCACAGCATTTTGTTTCCGAAATGGGAATTTCAAGTTAACATCTTCTCTTGTACAGTACCTGATAAAAACAACACCGGAACGTAAATTCGATGTCTGTTATCCACATGTACAAGAGGGGACACAGGAATCGAGGCAACAAAGTAGgcttaaagaaaaaaagaggagcGCTTCCCATCACTCTTGCACTCTGTGTGCACCATCTAGCAAGCAAATCTTCTGAGCCATTAAAACATagaaacaaaaaccaaaaggaaatgaaaaagCTGTACATGCAATCCTTAACGATTAGACAGAGGAATTCTTTTAAATAAGTTTTTATATAGTAAGGTGCTGGGTCTCGGACGATCCACAGAAAACTTCAAGAGATGGTCCCATGGCCTCTATTTCTTTACTGGAAGAACAATAAACGAAAGCTTTATATGTTTAAAAAAGAACAGCGAGAGATAAGTCTTGTGACCTCTCAAAAGATAACCACGCATTCCTTGTACGTTGCAAAATGCTGCAAAACAGGAATTATCAGTTGGACGAGGGCAAGACATTCTCATGAGAAGAAAATGTAGCAGTGCTGGATGCTCTTGATCTCAGTCTTGTATCACTTCCCAGGTGTTTGCCTGTTCTTTCTTTAAACACCGATCATGCAGAGTTCACGGCATCACAAAGAACAAAAGCGAGATCAAAAAGGGAAGACTGACTATGACATTTGCAACAACCTTTTTATTTTGTCCAAATCAGGTACAAGAAGctttcatgtatgaaatgactACACAGATCCTATCCAAGGAGAAATGTAAATATGTCCCTCAATGAGATGATTCCTTCCACAAATCTGGTACTTTGTTCAATAACAACCACCCGCCGCACCCCTGATGGCAAGACATAACAAGCGTCAAAAATTTAAATCAGCATGCCAAATTTCTGTTGAAACAAAAGTAACTGATTTCCTGTAATAAATGAAATCCAAATTCGGTCCTGACGAGATCACAGACATGAATCACACAAACTAGTACCTGGAATAGACAATTCCTCCAAGACTTCAAGCAAGGTACTTGTCTGCAAACATGTATGGCACTGTCTTCGGCCCTGAACTTGGTATTGCACATCCAATGCCTAAAAAAGATTAAAGACAACGATATTATCCTCTCTTAGAGAACTGACTCTGTCACAGTATGATTTACAAAAATATTAGCAGCAACCAAAACAAAGTGAACATGTAAAAGTGGGCACATTATAGCTATGCCTCCGACACATTGGCATCAAGACCTATTGCTAAGCTTAAAGAAGCTTTGATCTTAACTCTTGGGTTGAACTCCTTCCTCTGCTTAGATAAAAGTGGGTTCGACAAACCAATATCAGAAACTCTACTGCAAGTTGATTCAGTATTGCGGCTGTCAGTCCATGTCCTGGGGGCTCTGGTACCACCTTTTGGATAAACACCAGCTAACAGAACTCACATTTGCACACATGTCATTGTTGCAATGGCTGAATTATTTTCAAGTAAAAATTAAAAAGCTGTGAAGGATGGTCCACGAACAGGATCCATGAGTATTAGAGATTGTATAGCCGTTTATATGCTTTCCATGTATACATGATTGTATTCCTTGTataccaagccatattggctatatatatgAAGGTCCCCCCCCCCTAAatgggtgtgtggtgtttcccattCTACCTCTCTACATGGTACCACGAGACCGGGATCAATCCGATCCTAACCTTCCTTTCCACTGCCTTCCCAATCTAATCGACCTCGCGACTccatcgcgccgccgccacccacccccGCGGCGATCTGCGCGccgccccctctcctctccacgGCACACCTCACcagccgcgcctcctcctgccGCTGATGTCCACAGTCTCCACGGCTGATTCAGAGATGTCCGGCACTCTGTCCAACACGGGGACGTCCTCCGCGCTGGCACCATGCCTGCCCTGGGTGCTCCGTCCCTGCCCGTCCTCGGCTCCAACACCATGCCCTACCTCTCTACAATAGAGCACCTGGAATAGAGCCCACCGCTGGTGTTCCAGGAAACCATGACAGTGGAAAAATTATTCCATGAAAAGACAAGTGCACGGTGCTCATAGGCTGCTACTAAGGGACTCCTGTGATTATTTGGCTCCATGGGCCACCCATGACATGTATACATGGATGCCGCAAACAACCCTAAGATCAAGTCCATTCCAGCAAAACAAAACAACCAAATTCAGGTGTAATTGTAACACGGACTTATTCATTAAATGAGCTATTGGACATCCCACTGGAAAATTTCTTGTTTTGAATTTCCTTTTTATGTTCTGATTGACAAAACACCATCGTGCAAAAGCCTTGTGTTTGTCGGCAATGGCCAAGGTGAGTTCCCTGAACTCACAGCCACACTCACACACACCTTGAGCTAGAGGTAGAAGAAGGGATAGGAGAGAACAGCACACACACGCAAAAAACACTTTGCACAGGCTTAATTTGGTGCTGCTGAACTGGTTagagctgcagctgctcttcCTACTTTATAGAACCAAAGGTCAATGTAGAGTACACAAAACCATGAGTGAATCTACCAACTATCTATCTACTCTAGTACTACAAAGTGACAGGGCATACTGCCCTTCTACTGATGGTACTGCTGCTGAGAACAGCAGGCAGTAGCCAGCTACAGGGCATGGCCCAAAACGTGGAGCTTCAACTGCTCCATTGACTTTAGCAAAAGGAAGAGATAACCAATGAGCTGAGCAATTAACTAACAGTGTTGATACTGATCATCAAAATCAGAGGAATTGCAGTTTTTCACTATGAAAACTCAGTATATGCATACCATGCGAAAGAAAAGGTAACTTGCATGATTAAAAAGCAAAAGGCAATGAATTACATTTTGCACAGTCACTTGTTCAAGTTCAATGCGAGCGTAGACATCATTCTTCGCCAGAGCCATGATATCACTGTAGAAACAGGCAAAACTGAAAGTTAAGATACTCCCAAGTGAACAACCAAAATGTCAAATAAACTAACGGAATCATCTACTCAAGTCTCTCTTAAGTTAGTGTTTCTGAAGATTGAAGAtagcttttattttgatttgATGAACTCAATTTTGtggaaaaaattatataaagaGCCTTCCAAAAGAAACCATGTAATATATAAGTATAAAGGTAGCATACTAGGGGATCAGTAACAAAGATAACGTGTTTTTGGTAGGTTTCAGGAAAATGGCAAAGAGCATTAATGTTCAGAACATCCAAAGTATATTTTTAAAGAGATTATGCCAAAATGGACACAAGTTTAAAGAGTGTCCGTTCTTCAAGACACAGCAGCcccttctttaaaaaaaatcttatcaGATGCACCTAGAATGTACTTTTTATGGGCAGAAGAACACTGGATGGCAAAAGCAGTTTGCTTTTAGTGgcttagaatttttttt
This portion of the Setaria viridis chromosome 7, Setaria_viridis_v4.0, whole genome shotgun sequence genome encodes:
- the LOC117864686 gene encoding pentatricopeptide repeat-containing protein At5g61800: MAPSNPGPPLSLPPPYHSLPHLLHPRHRHPLRRVLAAHALAAVAGHLSLPDPGPHTLLLAAYSRLPRPFPAAPLLLLFRSSLRASVAPTRHTLPLAVSAASSAGRRHLPLALSLHAVAVARNLLPSPHVANALVSLYARHALPDAARRVFDEMPSAPDVVSHNALMHAYVSAGRVGAAREVLEGMPVRDAVSWGTVVAGCAKAGRLEEAVGLFDRMREEHFRPDDVTLAAVLSCYAQLGALDKGREVHEYVKRTRPCPNVFLCTGLVDLYSKCGCVEAAREVFEACPERNVFTWNALVVGLAMHGHGMVALEYFHRMLSDGIQPDGVTFLGVLIACSHTGFVDMARHIFCNMEDKHNVPRELKHYGCMADLLGRAGLIEEAMDMVSKMPMEGDSYVWGGILAGCRMHRNVEAAEVAAQHLLQLNPDDSGVYSAMAGIYADASRWEDVARIRKLMDERISRRNVGCSSITTELKDGTTMLS